In Bradyrhizobium lablabi, one DNA window encodes the following:
- a CDS encoding serine hydrolase domain-containing protein → MLAPTPASPESAGMSEAAFDRIEAHLKHRYIDAGRFPGTQLVVYRRGKVVHSTVQGFADLERKLPVKDDTIFRIYSMTKPITSVAFMMLVEEGRVALDEPVHKYIPEWKNLGVFVAGTAPAFLTRPPSRPMLIVDLLRHTSGLTYGFQQRSNVDAAYREMKIGEVIKAGTLDSMIADLAKIPLEFSPGEAWNYSVATDVIGYLIGKISGIPFEQFLKERIFNPLGMNDTDFFLPADKAHRFAACYSADPQGGMSFHAADRKGGLTLQDDPATSSFLAPPSLISGGGGLCSTTADYLTFCRALINGGELGGVRLIGPKTLALMTSNHLPGGRDLPEMSRSLFSEAAYNGIGFGLGFSVTMNPAQTLIPGSRGEYAWGGAATTSFWIDPAEELIAIFMTQVLPSSAYPIRRELRTMVYAAITDSNL, encoded by the coding sequence ATGCTTGCCCCCACCCCCGCCTCCCCCGAATCCGCCGGCATGTCGGAAGCAGCCTTCGACCGGATCGAAGCGCATCTCAAGCACCGGTATATCGACGCCGGCCGCTTTCCGGGAACCCAGCTTGTGGTCTATCGCCGCGGCAAGGTCGTCCATTCGACGGTGCAGGGCTTTGCCGATCTCGAGCGCAAGCTGCCGGTCAAGGACGACACCATCTTCCGCATCTATTCGATGACAAAGCCGATCACGAGCGTGGCCTTCATGATGCTGGTCGAGGAGGGCCGCGTCGCGCTCGATGAGCCCGTCCACAAATACATCCCGGAATGGAAGAACCTCGGCGTGTTCGTCGCCGGCACCGCACCGGCCTTTCTGACCAGGCCGCCGTCGCGGCCGATGCTGATCGTCGACCTGCTGCGGCACACCTCCGGGCTGACTTACGGCTTCCAGCAGCGCTCCAATGTCGATGCGGCCTATCGCGAGATGAAAATCGGCGAGGTCATCAAGGCAGGAACGCTGGACTCGATGATCGCTGACCTCGCGAAAATCCCGCTGGAATTCTCGCCCGGCGAGGCCTGGAATTATTCGGTCGCGACCGACGTGATCGGTTATCTGATCGGCAAGATCAGCGGCATACCGTTCGAACAATTCCTGAAGGAACGCATCTTCAATCCGCTCGGCATGAACGACACCGACTTTTTCTTGCCCGCCGACAAGGCGCATCGCTTCGCGGCCTGCTACTCGGCCGACCCGCAGGGCGGCATGAGCTTCCACGCCGCCGATCGCAAGGGCGGCCTGACGCTGCAGGATGACCCGGCCACGAGTTCCTTCCTCGCGCCGCCGTCGCTGATTTCCGGCGGCGGCGGGTTGTGCTCGACCACAGCCGATTACCTCACCTTCTGCCGCGCCCTGATCAATGGCGGCGAACTCGGCGGCGTCCGGCTGATCGGCCCGAAGACGCTGGCGCTGATGACCTCCAATCACCTGCCCGGCGGCCGCGACCTGCCGGAAATGTCGCGCTCGCTGTTCTCGGAAGCCGCCTATAACGGCATCGGCTTCGGTCTCGGCTTCTCGGTCACGATGAATCCGGCGCAGACCTTGATTCCCGGCAGCCGCGGCGAATATGCTTGGGGCGGTGCGGCAACGACCTCGTTCTGGATCGACCCCGCCGAAGAGCTGATTGCCATCTTCATGACACAAGTGTTGCCCTCGAGCGCCTATCCGATCCGGCGTGAATTGCGCACCATGGTTTACGCCGCGATAACCGACAGCAATCTTTAG
- a CDS encoding dioxygenase — MPQFNDTELTAAVIKSFEETPDPRVKFLLEELVKSLHDYVRKTDLTFDEWGYAIDFLTRVGQKCTPTRQEFILLSDVFGVSMLVDAVNHREREGATETTVLGPFYVGEHKPVPHGTDISSNLPGERMFVQSRVTDLKGKPLAGVPVDVWHADDDGYYDSQRPTYETDGPSSRARFITDADGRFFFRTILPCSYPIPTDGPVGEMILQTRRHPMRPAHVHFLVDAPGHEPLITHVFIDGDKYLDTDVVFGVKDDLVAKVEKRSDPVTPDGKPVAGPWHLMSYEFRMKPGQGNAPKPMMAVTEDA; from the coding sequence ATGCCCCAATTCAACGACACCGAACTCACCGCCGCCGTGATCAAAAGCTTTGAGGAGACGCCGGACCCGCGTGTCAAATTCCTGCTCGAGGAACTGGTAAAGTCGCTGCACGATTACGTCCGCAAGACCGACCTTACTTTCGACGAATGGGGCTATGCGATCGATTTCCTCACCCGCGTCGGCCAGAAATGCACCCCGACCCGGCAGGAGTTCATCCTGCTGTCGGACGTGTTCGGGGTTTCGATGCTGGTCGATGCCGTGAACCATCGCGAACGCGAGGGCGCCACCGAGACCACCGTGCTCGGCCCGTTCTATGTCGGCGAGCACAAGCCGGTGCCGCATGGCACGGATATTTCCTCCAATCTGCCGGGAGAGCGGATGTTCGTCCAAAGCCGCGTCACGGATCTCAAGGGCAAGCCGCTGGCGGGCGTTCCGGTCGACGTCTGGCACGCCGATGACGACGGCTATTACGATTCGCAACGGCCGACCTATGAGACCGACGGTCCGTCATCCCGGGCACGCTTCATCACCGACGCCGATGGCCGGTTTTTCTTCCGCACCATCCTGCCCTGCAGCTACCCGATCCCGACCGATGGCCCCGTCGGTGAAATGATCCTGCAGACGCGCCGTCATCCGATGCGCCCCGCGCACGTGCATTTCCTGGTCGACGCGCCCGGCCACGAGCCTTTGATCACGCATGTCTTTATCGATGGCGACAAATATCTCGATACCGACGTGGTGTTCGGGGTGAAGGACGATTTGGTGGCCAAGGTCGAGAAGCGCTCCGATCCGGTGACGCCGGATGGCAAGCCCGTTGCCGGGCCCTGGCATTTGATGAGCTACGAATTCCGCATGAAGCCGGGCCAAGGCAACGCGCCGAAGCCGATGATGGCGGTGACCGAGGACGCCTGA